The DNA sequence TGTCAAAGAATAGCACCCTTAAACCTTATTGCAATGTGATGGTTTGGAACAAACTGAGTTTTACACAACTATAACATATGGTAAAATTGCTTCTAGGTTCTTTATAATTGGTCAGTGACTTCAAACATTTGGTTCTTGGGAATAGAGAAATTTTCTCCTCTACGTTCACCTGAACTGGAAGTTAAACATTCCTTTAGCTATTAAAGAATGGAATTTTATAATTCTAATATGGCCACTCACACAACAGCTCTTTATGCCTCAAGTGCTACAGTCAAAATACCCACTtactatattttaaaatttattcaaTCACAGATAAGGTGGACAGAAAAGGTAGTGGCATTGACAACTCAGGAATGGCGGtagttttttatgttttctacaAACAAAGTGCACAACACTGTAGCATATTTGCAACAAGTATACCATCAGATCATAAATATAAGAATGGCATCAAAGTTAACAAAAGGGAGAAACAGAGAGAGATGTCAATATAGCCGAATACATGTTGGTATTACCTCTGTGATCCATCCATTATGACTGAAGGTCGCATAGCCAATGGGGGCACTGCAATGTTTGTAACGATGAGTTTCTCCGGTCTTTCAGCAAGATAAAGTAATTCACAGTCCTACAACAATATGTAATAAATTATTCTTACTAGAGAGTTAAGTAAACCTCTGCATGGCATGCAATATTGCAATCTTTGAAAAATAATCTACTTAAAAATCGCTATTTTAATCCACACTTCAGAATGAAGTGATGAGGAAAACCAGgcccaaaaataaaaagaaacaacCCGCGTATGTATAAATTTTCACCTCATCAAGCATCCTTTTAAACAGGGATAAAGCTTGGAATGGGTTTAGAATATGAGTATCCACAGCGCTGGTCAATCTAGATTCTCTTGCATGTGAAAGTGCTGTTTGAAATTCTTCAATGCTACTATCATTACATTTTGAGCGATCATGAGTGATTTTTAGCGAACCCACAAGCTTCTTTACTGAACCTGTATTACAATAGCCATCATCAATATCATCatacaaaatacaataaatgCATATCTTAAGAGGCAACAAGCAATACAATAATAGTTAATTCTCAATCCTCTCAAGCAACATGGtaattttctataaaaattaagaaaaaatcatAATTAGTTCAAAAGATGGTTGTCTAATATCAGCAACATTCCAAGCAAGTCAACAATAGAATCCTTTTGAGACTATGTTAGTTCATTGCTATGTCAATTGTTATGTAAGCTAACACAAGAATTGAATCGAATTCCCAAAGCCTAAACTTGTTTAACAATGGGGCCTAACTTGATAATAACTCACACATGGTAGCCAATATGTAAATGTAATACAAGGTTGTTCATGAGTCCTTAAGGTTTCAAACAACCCAGCACATCGAACATCTATCTAGCCAGGCATTGATTTTTGCATTGCGGGTAGTGGTAATTTAAAATGCTTAGATTCAGATTAAAACATGGAAATGGAATTGCCATAAGTGACAGCCTCTCAATCAATAATGTGGGTACAAGAGTTGTTAGGACCAAGTAAAAAGCTTATTTGTTTGATTGCTAGAACTGAATGGATCTATGTCAACCCTAAAAGCTAATTGATAGGGTACTTATAAACACTGCCAAGCCTATGTGGGACCTTAACACACTACACTCACCCCACAAGCGAACAGATGGAACGTAACGTTTGCACGACTGAATATCTGTGGTGGCTGAACATAAAATGTAGGATACATTGATACCATCTCAAAATTAAATACTTTATTACTTTTCAACTTAGTTCCAAAAGCTAGCTCACCAAGGGCGGGTTGCCAAATAGTTACAAAAGCTTATATAGGCCTTAATTCTGGCAAATGTGAGACTGTAACGACCATATCACACCTGAATTGACCACTTCCCTACCCGTTTAGCCGTTATAGGATAATTCATATAGTGTCAACTGTCAAGACAAGAGCATGGAAATCCATATTCCGTACATTATAAAAAGACCAAGAAAGAAAATGGATTCTAAAATATCTAACTAAATATGTATtattgattgaaagaaaaactTATACCTAGTATGCAAGTTTAAAACAATTTCCAATGACGAAGTTGAATAAAGTGCTCTATTGTTAAAAAAGGGGGGAAGTCAATGAAAAGCATAAAACAAACCATTCTTATATCCACATCTCGAGCACATTGATACTTTGCTGCATGCCTCTACAACCTTTTTCGCTAATTCAGCCTTCGCCAGTGCATCAATTCTGGgtcttctcatttttttcaaaCGATCTTTACGTATATCTTCATTGAGAAGAATTCGAGCACAGCACTGtaaagaaagcattaaaaatttaCATATAGATCAAACAAAATATTCAGAAGCAGAAAATTAGGATGACTAAATGTTCAAAAGAATGCTATACTACACACATCTTTCACATTATATAACAGTACTGAAAAAGAAACATTTGACTCAGAGCCGCAAATAGGATGTTCATTAGTAATTAGTATGACATGTATACTTGTGAATAAACTTCCATCACAACCATTCTTATATCTTTTGTTTGCCCTTTTGTCAAAGTCTTACACATATCAGGGAACAGTGCAATTATAAGAATAACAGTGACATGTAGACACTCAATTTGCAATTTTAAAGATAGCACAGATAACTGAAAGTTCAAGCAGGTGCAAAAGGATGCTTGAATCTCGACTGCCCTTCAAAAAGCCATCCCCTAAAGCTAACCATCCGGGTATTATGACATTCAAGTATGCGCATGTTCTGTGAGTTGCTATAACTTATATGCCAAGTTAACATAAACGAGACTAACAAGTAGAGTATCATGTTGATAATTAATCAAGGAAAAGCCAAAATCCACAAAGCAAACAGACAAGGAAAACACAGACGATTCGGATACCTTGCAAATGGACTTCAATATTTCCACAATGGTACCCAAGAATCCAATATTGAAGATGGGAAGGGCAAGAGTTAAGTATCCGAAGTGGCCCGGACAATGAGCAAAGTCACCACCGCATGTCGCGCAAATAAGCTCCTTATTAGCAGGACCCTGAAATCACACACACACaagcagaaaaaaaaacatatctTTATTAGCATTCAATGCAACAAAACCAGATGATCATTAGCCCACTACAAATGGAAGAAAGAAAACATCTATAAACTGTTTATAACCTAAAAACAACTTAATCAACACTTACACTAACAAGAAAAAGAGGACATGAAATTGAATGAAAGAATGAAAGAGTGTACCATGCGAGGATCCAACAAGCCACCAGGGATGGGTTTTTTGAAGTGATCATAGTAAGAGCCTTTGAAGACTTGAACTTCAGCGAGTTTTCCAATCTCAGAGTCAGATAAGGAACTGAACTTCATGCTCTTCACAATGCGTGGCCCTGCATCTTCGATGTACGGTTCCTTCGTGAAAGTAATGCCTTTCGCTCTGTTTCtatccatcttcttcttcttcttcttctccttctccttctccttcttcttcaaaatGCAACAACCTTTGTTAATAGCTGCAGCAAATTAAACTGCACCGCGCGGTTTTGAAGTAAAAAAGTGGGGGAAATGGGAAGAAGAAgattctctctcttcttctctcagggtttagggttattttcttttctttaatactttctttttcttggactttattttttgatttttttttcgcctaccgaaaaaaaaaaaatttattacataaaaGTCAAGGAGAGAAACCAAATACTAtttcattatcattatcatGTGTTAATGTTATGTTATGTTTCCCTACTCTCTTCTTaaggtttatttttatttcttttaatgaGGTAAATATCTAATACACTTATGAGTGTCAGATTTCTTATTTTTGAGCTACTTTCAAGGTTATAATTATAGTGAGAAACTGACTTTTTGAGAATAAGATTATTGTAAGAAATtcatctcaaaatctttttaagttataaattttacattcattcttaaattattgaaatatagttattcatatgttattatttatatttttagatattCTCTACAAGTTTATACAAGTCATTTTATCCTAATTCACCTTACGTGCCTCTTAATCTAATTAACTTTCAATCAACATGCGAATGTATAACTACCTTTTTCGAAAGGATTTTGTTTTCGTTTTTGAATTTTCTCAACGTTTCCGATCTACATTCTCTTTCATCTTTGTGTTCTCTGCGTTTCTCTTCATTCGTTCTCTACGTTTTTTAAATCAAACTCTAAAATCAGTTTTGAGCATTTATCTCGTTATTGAAGATACTGAAGAATTCAAGTCCAGGTTGTCAATTGAACCATAACGAAgttgattattgttttgaattcAATCAAGTGGTTGAGTTATAGTTCGATTCTAATTAATGGTTtcgttagtagtttatgattctgtaggtgaataatattatttttgtttgtgaaaattaTTGTTCAACTttgatggtttgaattgaatgtaatgtaaaaGTTTTGCATTAAAGAacatatttttctgtatttgtagCAAATTTCGGTGTAACACGAGAATATTTgagtgtattgtttaagaattttcggtgtatgtatgctgataagttctgcataatttaaaattctttttttccCTTCTCCTCATTttttgctgcttcttcttcttctttttcatcatcatcatcttgttttttcttcttattcattttttttttcttgtttcatcTTCTCAAGtttattcttattttactcttttaacaagaataaaaacaaaaaaaatcaaacaaagaagaagaaaaaacacataatggtacaaaattacttggaagatgatgaacttatatttattcaactaaaaaaaagaaaaatataaggaaaaaagaagaaaaaaaaaatatatgattagaggaaacatttttctgtatttgcagcaaattggatgtaacacgaagatatttagatgtaacacgaagatatttgagtatattatttaagaattttcggtgtatgtatgctgataagttctgcataattcaaaattttcctcttcctcttcttcatcttcggctgcttcttctttttttttttttatcatcatcaccattttcttcttcttctttttcttatttatcttttcctttttgttttaccttcttaagtttcttcttgttttactctcttaacaagaataaaaaaaaatcaaacaaagaagaagaagaaatacataatgctgcaaaattacttaaaagatgatgaacttacattcattaaactaaaagaaaaaaagaaataaggaaaaaaagaaggaaaaaatgcagcattagacGAAACATTTTTCTGTATTTAAAGCAAATTTTCGATGTATGGTGCTAATAAgttttgcataattcaaaatttttcctcttcctcttccttatcttctgctgcttcttcttcgtcatcttatttcattttcttataattattttcaaaatcatcttCACAACTTCCTTCACTTTTTGCAATGATTTTGAGAGATTTTTTAGAGATGTTGATCCTTGTTTGAATTTTGAGCGTTGCAGTTTTGATTGAGAGAGATGAATCGTTTGCACTATTCAAGAGTTGGGAAAGCACGAGTTTACAAGCACTACAAATTGAGAGTTATTTTTGTTGGATTTGTGTCAACTTGTATAATCTTGTATATCAAAAAGACTTGTTGTGTAACAGACCTCATACTTGGCAATCTTACACTCCTGATATAGTATATATAGAGTGCACCTGAAATTAATTTCTGCAATAAGCAAAATTTAGTTTATGATCCCATCCCTTTTGTTATGTGAGTGATTGTATAaccaaaaagaaataaagagcaatagaaaatatatttatatgttaaatcaaattgatagataaatccaaacaaaaatttcgattctctaaaattttacatatttttgCCTCTGCCTccagaaaaaatattatttttctttttcactctcTATCCCCCTTCTTTCTCCAGAAAACCCTCAATAAACAAATGCATTTTTTTCTCAATAGAATTACATTTAAACAATAAACTATGTACAAATATTCGACTATCCTAGTTACTTGCAATGAGAGGAACTCTGGAATCTGTTACAGATTGAGCAGCTTCATAGTTCCCATTATTATATCTAACATCACCATTTGCATGTTGTTTTGGAGACTTAGCATCCCAGAATGACTTCAGCAATTCCTCAAATGAGGGAGTTCTTAGTTCTTCTATGGATGAAACACTGGGTAAATTGAAGGGTCTTTTTCTTGGTGTTGAACAGGATGGTTCGTCCACCTATATCAAACATTGTAATTGAAACATAAGAAATAGTATCCACAAGTCATAGATAAAACCATATACTTTCACACAACTTGGCCCAAATGGAAATAGGTGAGGCTGCAATATAGTTTACTAGTTTGGACCTGGTCTAGAGCCTATTACAGGCTATTTTTTAAGTGCTAAGTCTGACCTATTCAGCTGTTATTAAGTCTAATCTATTAATAGACTTgacaatttttaaaaactatttttttcaaaaagaattGAAACTACAAATATACAATATACCAACAATGTCTACCACAATATCGaaactttaaaattatttaaaatattcaaaatccaCCATGAACtttaattatgatttatgacaaaattattcatatattaaCAGGCTCATGCAGGGCTAATAGGCCAGTTAGACTAGTTTATGAGCCTGAATCTTGTGATAGGCTAGGTTAAGTCAAGCTGAACACAGGCCAAGTTGTAGGCCTGGCCGCCTGGCCTATTTCCAACACACAACAAACGGGTTTCATACATTGTTAATAATTGGTGCTTTCACCAAATATCTTGGCTATGTATATAAATGAGGATAGCTATACTTGtgtcttaaaattaaaaatactataaatttTGTACATGCTAAATACACGATTGGTGCTCTAAGTATCTTACCGTGTATTCGCTGAGAAGACATTTCCCTGCATTATCAGTTATCTCTACAATTCTATGGTAATGATTGCCCTTTAATTCTCTCAAGTCACCGCAGCATGGCGTAATCATGGAGTTCAGATTCCCACACGCTTCATGATCAAGTTGCAACGAATCTGCATgtgttttttaatttgttaattgatATGTTGATACTTAGGTATGTATACCTGAGGCAATTGTGATGCATAAGTGATAGGGTATGAAATACTGACGTTCAACCGATGAGTTGATGTCCTTGTTTGCTACTTCCGCATCTTCAAGTGTAGTTGACACAGCACTTGAGAATCGAGCTCGTAAAACTTGATTAGCTTCAATTCCTCGCCTGATTAGTAATAGATTGTGGAGAaaagtgaaccaattgacaCCTCTGATCTAGTAAATTAtatagagagaaaaacctaccCGATAATTGTATCCACAGAAGCAGCATTTCTTTTCTCTAGACTGAGCAAAGACTCTTGAGCATTCCTCCATTGTTGGGAACCAACTTCTGCCTTGTTAAGACtgcaatcattcattcagattTGGATTAAGCCAATGGAAGAAAGTAGTATGGAGGCAAAGCATGCATTATCCAGGTACATCCATACCAGTTCTGAAGGACTTCCGCAAGGTCATTCTTTCCAGATTCAACAGTGGAAGTATCCTCATGATAGTTGGACTCTGTTTTTTCCATGTGAACTCTCCACTCGGCTTTAACTGAAGAAGTGGAATCTTGCATGGTTAATGTTTCTTGTCGTAGTTTACTGGTTTTACTATTCGCACTCTCACGAAGATCATTAACCGCCATTTGAACCtagaaaataaggaaaaaaaaatgcTAAAAACATGCACTAAGGTAGTTATGGAAAAAACCACAGGTAAGTTAAGCAAGTTTAAAAAAACAGATACCAGTTTTTTCTTCCTAGCATTTGAACTTGCTAGCATTTCTGCCACTTTTTCTAGTAGTTGTTTTTCTTCATAAGCAGCACACTCCTGCACCAGCAAGGAATAAGACTTgctaaattaaaaagaaaaggagcACAACATGTTCGGATAGCAATTTCTCATTTTTCAATTTTGTAGAAAAGCACAAGAATTACCTCAAACTTCTTTTCAAGTTCACATAATTTCTTATCGTTGGCAATTTGGGCTTCTTCCACTATTTTGGTTAGATTGGATGCATGTGTATCTAATTTCTCGAAGAAGTTCACGGTTATTTTAGATACAGCACGGGTAGTCTCCACTGATCTAGCATGTGCCtacatgaaataaaataaatttagcaTTTCTAACTAAAAGTTTACCCAATAAATAATAAATCACACACCTGTCTTTGTTGGTGAGCATAAGAGGTTAACTTGGCCTCTTGCTTGTGGAGACTACTTTGAAGATCATTTAGTAATGAATCAGCTTCTAAGGCAATTCCTTTAAAAAGCTGAAATACATATCATGTTAAACAAAGCAAGAAAGCTAAAGTTGAACCAATTCTACAGGGTAAAAGACACTTACATCTTCCAAGGCAGATGAATGCTTTGCTACTTCCGAATTCAAATCCTCAAAAGTTAACTTATTATTTCCCTTAAGCTGCTCAGCTAAATTGTCCAAAGATTTAATGCCAGAAGCATACATGTTTTTCAATTTTCCTACCCGTTCTCTAAGATCTTCAGTAGCCTTCATGAAACATACCAAAACAAAGTTTGTTACTCAGAAAATTTAAGTAACATGCATAATGCCGCATATGGAAACCAACCTCTGCCTTTGTAGATACAAAAGAGTGCATATCTTCCTCCATCTCCTTCAGCTGCTGCTCTTGTTGGATAACAGAGGCTGCAACTGTCTTGTGCAGATTTTCAAGCTGTTGAGCCAACTGAGACTGGAATTTCTGGATAAGTATTCTGTTTCCTTCTTCAATTTTATCCTTCCGTTCTATGGTTGGAATAAACAATTTACCACATGTCAGAGGCACTTTGTCCCTCAACTGATGCTAAAAAAAAGGCACAAAAGAATAACACTAACCAATTTTAGAAAACAGGTTTGTCACATCTGATGCAGCATTCTCAAGCTCCTCCCGCAGCTCAATGGCATGCTGCACAAGTGCTTTCtctatatgtatataaaaaataaaaattaaatggaTGATAAATCTAAAATCATCAAAGGAAAAGTAAAACATACTACATTACTAATGATTACAACCAAATCAGAAATGGTTTGGAAAAGGAAATACCCAATCTGAAAGCAGGTTGACACATAATAAACAGAATGATTAAACTTCACCAACCAGATTTAAGTAGATTTAATATCAGAAATTCCTTTTCCTTTATTGTTGCATTTGCTTGTTTTTGTCTTTCCTCAAGATCAACTAATGACCGCTCAGTTTCTTCCAGATTTTTCTGAGATTACAGATACCAAAAGTAAGTTTGAATCTCAAccaagataagattgaaaacaGATTATCAAAGAACAGGTTGAGATCGTGTCTCCTGCATTTTACCTCAGTTTTTTCAAGTTTATCACTTAACTGTGCAGTCAAAAGTTGCTGACAATTGTAAAGTTGATGAAGCTCCATCAGTTGCTGCTTGCAAGTTATAAGGCATGATTCAAAAACCAAGAAATTATAATGACTATATTGCAAAAATATATGACAGCATATACCTTGTCTTTAGAGTCTGCCTCTAGTTCCATTCGTTCTATCTTTTCAGCCATGGCCTATTGAGACAAATAGATTAAAAACTATCAAATTTCTCATAAGTGTGactaatttcaatttatattaAGAACACAGGTAAAATAACCTTCTTCTCTGCTTCTTCATTAAGATAACGATCACGTGGTATATAGATTCCGTTCTTCTCTCTTGCAGCATATACCTCTGCAAAGGATAAATAAAAGATACATTGTTTTCGTATTAAACACCAACGAAGAATAGTTGATCAACTTGCTATTTGATCTCTTGAAAGAGGGAGGAAGTGAcataaaaacagaaataatgtTAATCTAAAACGGTCAACAACCTTGCTTCAGCCTGTCAATTTCAGAATACAGATCCTTAATGAGTGCAGATTTTACCATCTTCTGATTGACCTGACAAAATTATCAACTTCCGACTATTAGATGTGTTCCAATGCAGATCCTTGATGAAAGGCAACCCAActaaaaaaggaagaaagaactATGAAAGTGACCTCTGGTTTGTTCTTGATATTTTTAGCACGATGTGCATAATCTAAGGTGCTAAGGGTTTCTTCCAGACAGTGAATGGAGGGTGATATTGTGGCAATAATGCATGTCTTGGTTTTACCACCCAGGGAATCCCTCAACAATCTTGTTAATTTGCTATCCCTGATAGAACAATACATCTTAATGAAAAAATGATATCCCAGGCTGGAAAAGTGAATCAAAAGATTTCAATGAGAATTAGCCAGAATAATTTCAGTTATTCGTACCTATATGGAACATGGCCTGAGTGCTCAACTAGGGCATTAATTACTCGGCCTAGAGTAAGCAAGCTTTTATTTATCTCCCCAGCTTCCCTTGCTCTACCCTGCATGTATTCAATTTTGTAATTTAGTCAACGGGTGCGTAACTTTTACAATGTCAATACCCTTACTCTCAAAAAGTAGTCGATCTTATTGTATGCACAAAAAGAGAGGGCTGTGATATCTTCCCAAATCATATCATTTGAATGTACAGTTCCAAACAAGCATAATCATGTGATACCTCTCTTGCACCAGAACGTGAAATATTCTCAGAGCCAGCGAGATCCACAAGATTCAGCTTCCCACATTTAATCATTTCTTCACCCTCGGGGGTACACTCCTTAATATGAATTGTGATAGAAAAGATGGAGTGAGAACGACTGCTTTGTTTGTTAAGAAGAGTCTCAGCTGTTCGCCGTTTGGCAGAACCTTTTTCCAATATCTTGTAAATTTCATTTGCAGTGCGAACAATCTCTTCTTCTAATCCTCTGACAAAAACACCCCCCTTCCCATCCTCCATAAGGGCTATAGGTTTCTTAGATTTGTCATCTACAAACTTCGAGGTCTCCTCAGGGGCCAAGAGATCTGTTATCTCCTCATTGTAAAGCTCTAAAAATGTTACTTTCATGCTATACTCAGCATTCTGAGCTTCCAATATATCAAAAATCTCTTTCACAGTTCTTGGGATGACACCAGCATCACTTGGAAATTCTCCATTCTACaaagtcaaaaaaaaaaagagaggaatTGATTCCACATAGAACAAGATAAATACTATAAAGAGCGATGACACAGGTGAAATGAATCACCTTCTTTCTTGCACCTCCTTCCATTGTGTACGTCTTCCCTGTCCCTGTCTGACCATAAGCAAAAATGGTGCAGTTATAGCCCTCAAGCACTTCATTCACAATAGGAGACACTGCCTGTTCATACAGTTCTATCTGCTCGGAGTTGGGACCAAAAACCTACACCAAAGCATACCAAAATTGGAATGATCGCTCGAGTGCAATTgaaaaaataaccaaaaaaaatattttttttttctagtttgATGTTAGTTGTTATGATTAATTTCGATAGCGGACAAGCCAAGTGACAAGTGAGAGGGTATTTCGTAGTCACTCCAACAATGTGACTGGTTTTATTCCGTAAATCTAAATGCAGAAATTCATGAAAATTCCTTATCTAAGCTGGGTTTATTTAGAATATTATACAAAAAGCCTCTCGTAAGCATTACTAATCTGACACTGTCTTTTCCAGTTTCCAGATAAAAGACAGTGATATACAAAACTCTCTCGAAATGACTTGCAGCAGCTAAATTCAACTTAAGTAAAAGCACCATTCTTTAAATAGCAGTAAATACAATTTACTGAATTTAGCATTGTGTGTCTTtagattataaaattttttttctctgttTAAAACACATCAATATCAGAAGCTTCCAAAATTATAAAATGCTACTATAGTTTCTCCAAAATATTCGATACCCAGACACGCTGAATTCCTTGAGTTTTCAATTTTTAGCATTGAAAACGGAGGGGAAAAAATTTGATCATgtgatattaaaaaaaaaaaaagagcaaaacAAAAACCTTATCAAATGCGAATGTCCTATCGATCTGCTTGTTAGCTATACTCTGCACTGCGGaaacttctcttcttccttcgtTACAAGAAATCACAACCGGCGTATGCAGTCTCGCTTCGTCTTCACTCAACGGCctaacaaaacaaaataaaaccgaTGATTCAATCTTCCAGAGTTGTAAACTAAACTCAGCGAGTGAACTCAGAGCGAGTTAGCGAGATTGACTCAGCGCGAACCTGCAACGAACGAGGACCTGCACATTGACGCCTTTGTCCTTATCGTGTTTGCTGTGACCATCCGCAGATCGCAGATCTCGCGCCGACGTCGGAGTCTTGTCTCCGCCGGAGCGCGGAGGCTGCGACGGCGATAACGACACTAGTCCTCCTCTCCTCTGCTCCATTGCACCACCACACACAAGCTTCgtggaaaaaacaaaaaaaacaaaaaaagaaacgTTACGAGCTTCGAAGTTCGAAATGTGCTTTGGAAAATGGCGATCGCTATAAAGCAGCTGAAACTGAGTTCAAATTGAAGAGTGATTTGTTTTGCGATCCACCATTGTTGATCGGAGTGTGTGGACTGGTTGGATCGAGAATGGAGAATGCGCGATGAAATTGTGAAGAGAATAGAAAAAGAGTGGAATGAAGTGAGGGTGAAAATGAAGAGAGAAAATGAgagggaaaaaaagaaaaagaaaaaggagttGCCGGCGTTGGAATAATAAGAAGAGATAATAGATGGAATTTGCAGTGACCAGTGAATGAGTGAGAGAGACTTCACCGCAGAACCAATTGCTTCTTTTTCTGTAATTGTGTGCGGTTACTTTCTATTTCCTTCTTTTGAAATTCTTCCTagtttattaaattaaaatggtggatgaagttgatatttgagagtCATGagatgatttaatttatttgactaaatttttatttaacatctcttaaatattaattttatgtgaagtcgactgcacctaaatttttatcaattaaaataatatatctgAGGACTAGTAgaatttgtttttcttttagttaattgttttagtttaacaatttaataatataattttttatttatatttttaaatattaatatttaatttattaattaaaaataataatttttggtttttttagtattttattaaaatccaccaaacaaaagataattttatatttttgtaaaattagtaaattcttattttttatttataaaattaataaatttatctataaataaaattaatatttgaatatttatatgatacaaaaatactttttattaaataaaatttttattgttcACAA is a window from the Arachis stenosperma cultivar V10309 chromosome 3, arast.V10309.gnm1.PFL2, whole genome shotgun sequence genome containing:
- the LOC130966554 gene encoding kinesin-like protein KIN-5D isoform X2, with amino-acid sequence MEQRRGGLVSLSPSQPPRSGGDKTPTSARDLRSADGHSKHDKDKGVNVQVLVRCRPLSEDEARLHTPVVISCNEGRREVSAVQSIANKQIDRTFAFDKVFGPNSEQIELYEQAVSPIVNEVLEGYNCTIFAYGQTGTGKTYTMEGGARKKNGEFPSDAGVIPRTVKEIFDILEAQNAEYSMKVTFLELYNEEITDLLAPEETSKFVDDKSKKPIALMEDGKGGVFVRGLEEEIVRTANEIYKILEKGSAKRRTAETLLNKQSSRSHSIFSITIHIKECTPEGEEMIKCGKLNLVDLAGSENISRSGAREGRAREAGEINKSLLTLGRVINALVEHSGHVPYRDSKLTRLLRDSLGGKTKTCIIATISPSIHCLEETLSTLDYAHRAKNIKNKPEVNQKMVKSALIKDLYSEIDRLKQEVYAAREKNGIYIPRDRYLNEEAEKKAMAEKIERMELEADSKDKQLMELHQLYNCQQLLTAQLSDKLEKTEKNLEETERSLVDLEERQKQANATIKEKEFLILNLLKSEKALVQHAIELREELENAASDVTNLFSKIERKDKIEEGNRILIQKFQSQLAQQLENLHKTVAASVIQQEQQLKEMEEDMHSFVSTKAEATEDLRERVGKLKNMYASGIKSLDNLAEQLKGNNKLTFEDLNSEVAKHSSALEDLFKGIALEADSLLNDLQSSLHKQEAKLTSYAHQQRQAHARSVETTRAVSKITVNFFEKLDTHASNLTKIVEEAQIANDKKLCELEKKFEECAAYEEKQLLEKVAEMLASSNARKKKLVQMAVNDLRESANSKTSKLRQETLTMQDSTSSVKAEWRVHMEKTESNYHEDTSTVESGKNDLAEVLQNCLNKAEVGSQQWRNAQESLLSLEKRNAASVDTIIGRGIEANQVLRARFSSAVSTTLEDAEVANKDINSSVEHSLQLDHEACGNLNSMITPCCGDLRELKGNHYHRIVEITDNAGKCLLSEYTVDEPSCSTPRKRPFNLPSVSSIEELRTPSFEELLKSFWDAKSPKQHANGDVRYNNGNYEAAQSVTDSRVPLIASN
- the LOC130966554 gene encoding kinesin-like protein KIN-5D isoform X3; this translates as MEQRRGGLVSLSPSQPPRSGGDKTPTSARDLRSADGHSKHDKDKGVNVQVLVRCRPLSEDEARLHTPVVISCNEGRREVSAVQSIANKQIDRTFAFDKVFGPNSEQIELYEQAVSPIVNEVLEGYNCTIFAYGQTGTGKTYTMEGGARKKNGEFPSDAGVIPRTVKEIFDILEAQNAEYSMKVTFLELYNEEITDLLAPEETSKFVDDKSKKPIALMEDGKGGVFVRGLEEEIVRTANEIYKILEKGSAKRRTAETLLNKQSSRSHSIFSITIHIKECTPEGEEMIKCGKLNLVDLAGSENISRSGAREGRAREAGEINKSLLTLGRVINALVEHSGHVPYRDSKLTRLLRDSLGGKTKTCIIATISPSIHCLEETLSTLDYAHRAKNIKNKPEVNQKMVKSALIKDLYSEIDRLKQEVYAAREKNGIYIPRDRYLNEEAEKKAMAEKIERMELEADSKDKQLLTAQLSDKLEKTEKNLEETERSLVDLEERQKQANATIKEKEFLILNLLKSEKALVQHAIELREELENAASDVTNLFSKIERKDKIEEGNRILIQKFQSQLAQQLENLHKTVAASVIQQEQQLKEMEEDMHSFVSTKAEATEDLRERVGKLKNMYASGIKSLDNLAEQLKGNNKLTFEDLNSEVAKHSSALEDLFKGIALEADSLLNDLQSSLHKQEAKLTSYAHQQRQAHARSVETTRAVSKITVNFFEKLDTHASNLTKIVEEAQIANDKKLCELEKKFEECAAYEEKQLLEKVAEMLASSNARKKKLVQMAVNDLRESANSKTSKLRQETLTMQDSTSSVKAEWRVHMEKTESNYHEDTSTVESGKNDLAEVLQNCLNKAEVGSQQWRNAQESLLSLEKRNAASVDTIIGRGIEANQVLRARFSSAVSTTLEDAEVANKDINSSVEHSLQLDHEACGNLNSMITPCCGDLRELKGNHYHRIVEITDNAGKCLLSEYTVDEPSCSTPRKRPFNLPSVSSIEELRTPSFEELLKSFWDAKSPKQHANGDVRYNNGNYEAAQSVTDSRVPLIASN